CGGAGGCCTCCCTTCGGCCGACGCGAGATCGTCGGCGATGAGGGCGCCGAGATCGCGGATCGCCGCCGGCTCGAGCGGCCCGGGGGCGGTCAGCGACGTGAGAATCGACTGGAGGCCGGTGCGCAGCCCTCTCGACGCGCCGCTGAGGGAGGCGATCGGGGTTTTCAGCTCGTGGACGAGGGAGGGCCCGAGGAGCGCGTCGTGAAGCTCGCGATCGGGGACGACGGCCATCTCTCAGCGGCTCCCGCCGGCGCGCGATCGAGTCGACATGTCGGCCGGCGCGCGGCATCAGTCCAGACGATGAGGGAATATAAGGTGGGCCGGGAGGGGAAACAATCAGAGGATGGAACGGCGTCCGGGGCGTTGCGGGTCTTTCGGCGCTCCCTCGGCGGGCCGTGTATAATCGGCGGCTAAATGGTTTCGGTTGTGAGCGTTAGACGTGGTAAGACCACCCTCGATGACCACCTATTACAAGGCGCTGACGCTGGGAGGGGCCGCCCTGGTGGTCCCCGCGCTGTGGCTGCGCGCCCTCTCGAACCCCGGGGATGGGGAGCGCCTGCGCGAGCGGCTCGGGAGGCTCGCGCTGCGCGATCGGCAGCCCGGCTCCCTCTGGCTCCAGGCCGTCTCGGTGGGTGAGGTGCGCGTCGCCGAGACGCTGGCGGGGGCGCTGCGCAGGTCGGGATTCTCTTCGCGCCTCGCCCTCTCGGCGACGACCCCCGCGGGGCTCGCCCGCGCCGAACGCTCCGGCAGCGGCACGGGTGACGTCTTCGCCTTTCCCCTCGATCTCGATCCGTTCGTGCGCCGCACTCTCGACGCGCTGCGCCCCGCGGCGTACGGATCGATCGAGACGGAGATCTGGCCGGGGCTGCTCGGGGAATGCGCGCGCCGCGGCATCCCCACCTTCATCGCGAGCGGCTCGATCAGCGAGCGCTCCGCGCGGCGCTACCGGCTGATCGCCGGCGCCGTCGCCCCCGCGCTCGCCTCGCTCCGCGCGGCGTGCATGCAGAGCGCCGCCGACGCCGAGCGCCTCGTGGCCCTCGGCGCGCGCGCCGAAGCGGTCGTCGTCACGGGAGACATCAAGTTCGACGCCGCTCCGCGCGACGGGGCCCTTCCCCCCGCCACCCTCGCGGCCGAGCTGGGCCTCGCGGGCGGACGCCCGGTTCTGGTCGCCGGGAGCACCGCGCCGGGCGAGGAGGCGATCGTCCTCGACGCCTGGCGCCGGCTCGCGCGCGCCGTGCCGGAACTCGTTCTCGTCGTCGCGCCGCGCCACAGGGAGCGGTTCGAGGAGGTCGCCGCCGCGATGGCGAAGGCCGGCGCCGTCCCGCTGAGGCGATCCCGCGGCGCCGCGGGAACGGCGCGCCACGACGCCGTCCTCCTCGACACGATCGGGGAGCTCGAAACGGCGTACGCCCTCGCCGACCTGGCCTTCGTCGGCGGGAGCCTGGTCCCGCGCGGCGGCCAGAACCCCCTCGAGCCCGCGCGCGCGGGCGTGCCGATCCTGTTCGGCCCCGGGATGGACAATTTCCGCGAGGCTGCGTCGGCCCTCGTCGCGTGCGGCGCCGCGTTCGTGGTGCGCGACGCCGACTCGCTGGCGGCGCGCGCGGTGGCGCTGCTCGGCGACCGCGCGGCCCGCGAGCGGGCAGGCGCCGCGGGGCGGGAGTTCGTCGCGGCGCACGCCGGGGCGACGGCTCGAACCCTCACCGCGCTCCGCGAGCGGATCCCGGCCGTTTTCGGCGGGCTCGCCGGATGAGCGCCCTCCTCTCGCCGCTCGCGGCCCTCTACGGTGGGGCGGTCGGCGCCCGCGCCTTCCTCTACCGCCGGGGGTGGCTCGGCAGCGAGACCGTCTCCGTCCCCGTGGTGAGCGTCGGCAACCTCGTCGCGGGGGGGACCGGCAAGACGCCGGTCACGGCGCTCGTCGCGCGCCTGCTCCACGAGGCCGGGCTGAATCCCGCGATCGTGAGCCGCGGCTACCGCGGGAAACGCGCCGTCGATCCCCTCGTCGTCTCGGACGGCTCCGGGGCCCCCGCCGTCGCGGCGGCGGCCGCCGGCGACGAGCCCGTGATGCTGGCGGGGCTGCTCCCGTCGATCCCGGTGGTCGTGGCGAGACGGCGCGCCGAAGGAGCGCGCCTCGCCATCTCCCGTCTCGGCGCGCGATCGATCGTCCTCGACGACGGATTCCAGCACGTCGCGCTGCGACGCGATCTCGACCTCGTGCTCGTGGACGCGGCCGCCCCCTTCGGCAACGGGCGCCTCCTCCCCGCAGGCCTCCTCCGCGAGCCGCCGCGAGCCCTCGCCCGCGCCGGCGCGATCCTCGTCACCGGGGCGGGGGGCGATCCGGCGGACCTCCTCGCGCGATGGAGGCCGCCCGGGACTCCGATTTTTCACGTGACCGTGTCTCCGGCCTCGCTGGCCCTCGTGCGGGCCGATGCGTCGACGGAGACCGTGGATCTCAGCTCCCTCGTCGGCGCGCGCGTCGTCGCCTTCGCCGGGATCGCGCGCCCGGAGAGGTTCGACTCGGCGCTCCGCGCCCTCGGCGCCGACGTCGCGGAGTTCCACCCCTTCAAGGACCACCACCCCTTCGCGAGCGGGGACGTCTCGCGGATCATCCAGGCCGCCGCCCGCCACGGCGCGCGCGCCCTGGTCACGACCGAAAAGGACCTCGCGCGGCTGACCGGGACGCCGAGCCTCGGGGATCTCGCGCGCGAGCGACTTCTCGCTCTTCGCGTGGAGGCGGCCTGCCGCCCCGGCGAGGAGGAGTCGTTTCGCGCGCTCGTGGTGAAAGGAGCGACGCCGACGTGAGCCCCGTCGCCGCCGAATCGTCGCGGAAGGGGCCGATCCTCACGTGGGTCGAGTATCTCCCGATCCGCGCGCTCCAGCTCGCTCTCCGCGTGATCCCCAGGCGCGCCGCCCTCGGCGTCGGGCGCCTCGCCGGCCTCCTCGCGTGGGCGATCGACTCACGCCACCGCCGGATCGCGATCGAGAACCTCAGGGCCTCGCTCCCGGAGGCGTCGGCAGGCGGCGCCGCCGAGCGGATCGCACGGGAGTGCTTCTCCCACTTCGGCGCCGTCGCGGCCGACTGCCTCCTCCTCCCCTACCGCCGCGTGAAGGACGTCGATCGCCTCGCCGAGTGGGAAGGGCTCGAGCACTTGAAGCGCGCGCACCTGATGGGTAAAGGGGTCTTCGTCGTCTCGGCTCACATGGGGAACTGGGAGATGGTCGCGCTCCTGCAGGGATGGGTCGGGCTCCCGATGGCGATGGTCACGCGCCCGCTCGACAACCCGCGCCTCGAGACGATGCTGGCGAAGGGGCGCCGCGCGAGCGGCAACGAGATCGTCCACAAGAGGCGCGCGGTCCGGGGGATCCTGAAGGCGCTCGCCGACGGATGGTGCATCGCGCTCCTCATCGACCAGGACTTCGTCGAGTCCGATCGCGTCTTCGTCCCCTTCTTCGGGCGCGACGCCTCCGCCGCGCCGACCCTCGGCCTCCTGGCGATGCGGACGGGCGCCCCCATCGTCCCGGTCGTGAGCGAGCTCCTCGCCGACGGGCGCTACGTCATCCGGTACCTTCCGCCCATCGAGCCGCGCGCAACCGGCGATCGCGAGGCGGACGTCCTTGGTATCATGACGCGCTGCACGGCCCTGCTCGAATCGGAGATCCGGCGGCGGCCGGGCCAGTGGCTGTGGATGCACCGCCGCTGGAAGACGCGGCCGCGGGCGGGCGACGGGAAGGCGACGGGCGGCGCGACCGCCGGAGGGGCGTGAGTGAGCGGAGAGCTGAGGCCGGCGGTCTTCCTCGATCGCGACGGCACGCTCATCGACGAGAACGGCTACGTGAACCACATCGGCCGCGTGAGGCATCTCCCGAGGAGCGCCGAGGCGGTGAAGCGACTGAGAGGAGCCGGCTTCATGGCCGTGCTGGTCACGAACCAGTCCGGCGTCGCGCGGCGCCTCTTCGACCGCGCCCTCGTCGACCAGGTCCACGAGCAGCTCCAGGAGAGGATGCAGGCGGAGGGGACGAGGCTCGACGCCTTCTACGTGTGCCCTCACCATCCCGACGGCGCCGACCCCGAGTACCGACGGGTCTGCGACTGCCGCAAGCCGAAGCCCGGGATGATCCTGACCGCCGCGCGCGAGCTGGGGCTCGACCTCGCGCGCTCGTACATGGTCGGGGACACCCTTTCGGACGTCGAGGCGGCGCACCGCGCCGGCGTCACAAGCGTTCTCGTCCTCACGGGCTATGGCCGCGGCGAGGCGCAGTACCGGATGTCGTGGAAGGGCGTGCGCCCCGCGCACGTCGCCGAGGATCTCCTCGACGCGGCGGAGTGGATCCTGGGAAGGAGCGGATGATGGACGAGGGGTTGAAGATCTACCGCGAGGAGGGGTCGAAGCTCTGCGCCGTCGTCGATCGCTTCGAGGACGTCCCCGTGGTCGTCCTCGGCGACCTGGTCCTCGACGAGTTCCTGAACGCCGAGATCGAGCGCGTCTCGCGCGAGGCCCCGGTGCTGATCGTGCAGCAGCGCTCGCTCCACGCGATGCCCGGCGGCGGGGCGAACGCGGTCCACAACCTCAAGGCCCTCGGCGGCCGGCCGATCCCCGTCGGGGTCGTCGGCGCCGACGAGGCGGGCTCGAGGCTCGTCGATCTCCTCGACCGCGCCGGCATCGAGACCTCCGGGATCACCGTCGAGGCGTCGTACGAGACCCCCGCCAAGACGCGCGTCCTCGCCGCCCTCCCCCACTCGCGCCCGCAGCAGGTCGTCCGCATCGACAAGGGGTCGCCTCACTCCGTCCCGTCGGCCGTCGCGCGCGCGGCGGTGGAGCGGGCCTCAAGGCTCCTCGACGGCGCGGAGGCGCTCCTTCTCTCCGACTACGGCTACGACGCGGTGAGGCCCGACCTGACCGCCGCGCTCATCGAGGAGGCGCGCGAGGACGGCCTCAAGATCACGTGCGACTCGCGGCACCGCGTGCGCGAGTTCAAGGGCGTCTCGGCCGTGACCCCGAACCTCGGCGAGGCGGAAGAGATGCTCGGCCGGCCGATCGAGGACGACGTGGCCCGCCTCCGCGAGGCGGGATCGCGCCTCGTGAGCGCCCTCGGCGCCGATCACGTCCTCATCACCCGCGGGAGCCGCGGGATGCTCCTCTTCGACGCGAAGGAGGGGCCGTTCGAGATCCCCGTCTTCGGCTCCGACCAGGTCGCCGACGTCACCGGCGCCGGCGACACCGTCATCGCCGCCTTCACCCTCGCCCTCGCTTCGGGGGCGACCCCTGTCGAGGCCGCCCTCGTCGCGAACGCCGCCGCCGGCCTCGTGGTGATGAAGCGGGGGACCGCCGTCGTCACCGCCCGCGAGCTGACCGACGCCCTCCGTCGCGCGGGGACCGCGCGTGGCTGACGCCGGGGGTCGTCACCGGGTTCTCGCGCTTGACGATCTGCTCGCCGCGATCCACTTCCGGCGGGCTTCGGGGGCGAAGGTGGCTCTCGCCAACGGACTCTTCGACATCCTCCACGTGGGTCACCTTCGCTACCTCGAGGCGGCCTGTCGCGAGGCCGACATCCTGGTCGTCGCCGTGAACGGCGACGCCTCCGCGGCGCGGCTGAAGGGCCCCGGGCGCCCGATCGTGCCGGCGGTAGAGCGCGCGGAAATCCTCGCGGGATTCGGGTGCGTGGACTACGTGACGATCTTCGACGACGATACCGTCTCGCGGGTCATCCTCGCGCTCCGCCCCGAGGTCCACTGCAAGGGGACCGACTACACCCTGGAGACGGTCCCCGAGCGCGACGCGGTGGCGTCTTACGGCGGGCGCGTGGCGATCGTCGGGGATCCGAAAGCGCACGCGACGAGGGATCTGATCGAGGTGATTCGGGGGGGAAAGACTTAGGAGAGCGCCAGGTCGGCGAGCCGGGCGACGAGGTTGTGCCCTCTAAGTTTTCTTGCCATCGACTCGTCCGCGGTCAACACCGGCACTCCCAGGCGTTCGGCGAGCGCGACGTACGCCGCATCGTACAGTGCGAGCTCGTACTCCCACGCCAGTTCGGTCGCCTTGCGCAGGAGATCCCAGTCCAGTGTCACAGTCTCCAGACGAAGGAGCTCCAGGAAGCGAATCGCGGTCTCGGCATCCCCCTGCTCGGCGCGCCCGCTGAATCGGATGGCGTTGAGGATCTCGAGGAGCGCGAACTCGGGCACGATGAGCCGGCACCGTCCCGCTTGATGCATGCCTCGCAGGGCCACCGCCGTCTCGCGATCGGATTCGTGGTGCCGCGTAAACCACTTCGCGGCCACCGAAGCATCGAGCACGTATCCCGCGTGCGTCGCTCGAATCACCGCCGCCGCCCTCCGCTCTTCGCGCGGTAACGCTTCCGGGGCTCCTTCACGCGAAGCGCCCGGCTGTCGCGAAACTCCCGGATGACCTTGACCGGATCCCACGCCCCGAGCTTTTCGGCGAGCGCATCCATGCCCTTCGCCGCCTTCTCCATTTCCCTTCGCACGGCGGCCGTCTCCCGTTCCCGCTTTCGGGCCTCGAGAAAGGCGACCAGCGCCGACTGAATGAGGGCGCTTCGGTTCATGCTGGAATCGGCCGCCTCGGCGTCGACCTGGTGCAACAGCTCGTCCGCGAGGAAGACGTTGACTCGGGCCACTTGACACCTCCTTGATGACATACATTACGACACACTCATGTGTGTGTCAAGAACCATAGAACGTGTGTTGGTCCATTCCACGGCGGGGTCGAGGTGTCAGGGGCAGGGATTGGCGTTCGGTCGCGTCGTCCCGGATCTGTTGGCCCTCAGCGTCCTGTCGGCGCCTGACACCACACTCGTGATGGTGTCGTAGAACACCCTCTTGAGCGCGGGTGCGGCGGGATCGAAGAGCGATCACTTGTCATGCCGCAGAACTGCGCGGCCGCGGGTGCGCGTCGGCTTCGGTATTAACGACACGACGCGCGGTTTGAGGTGGACGAAAATCAACCACTTGGTGGACGATTTTCAACCACTCCCGGGTAGCGGGGGGGTGGGCAGCCTACTTCCGCAGGCTCGACGAATCGCGGACATCCGACCACGGTCGTGCCGCTTCGGGGTTCTCACAGTGCTCCGTGAGCCGACGATCCAACTCCGCGCGTTGCGCATCATTCAGAGGGAGTGAACCCGGGTGCGACGCGATGCTTTCCCACACGGCATCTACGAGTCGAAGCCGCTCCTCGACGCTGAGGCGCAGGATTTCTCCCAGGAAATCGGGCTCGCTCATGCGCTCCCCGAACTCATCGAGCGATTCTGCTTCCTTCTTACCACGAACACAGCCAGCCCCACGACGCCCACCGCGACCCCGGCCACCACGACCGTCGAAGGCCCCGAAGTTCGCGACGGAAACGCCTCGGCGAACCGCGCATTCGGCCTGAAGTACGCCGCCCTCCCCGGGTAATCGAGTACCGCGTTGAACCGCTGCAGCACCTCCATGCACAGCGCGCCGCCGGGAGGCGCCGCCTCGCCGTCACCCGGAAGCTCCACGTCGATCGGGACGTCGTGCAGCGTGGCCCCGGCGAGCGTCAGCTCGGGGGCGAGGAGCACGGCGTTCCGGACCACTCCCGAACCGACACCCCGCGACGTGCTCGAGCCGAGGACCCGCAGCGAGCCCGGCAGACCGTGAGCCGCCGCGAAAGCCCGGTTCACCATGAGCGCCCCCGTCCCCGCGGAGTCGAGGACGAAGAGGCCGCCCTCGCTCCCCAAACGAACCTCCACCGCCGTCAGCGACCCCGCGTCCGGCATCGGGATGCGGACGAAGCCGGCGGCAAGGGGTGGCAGCGCGTCGTGCACGCGCATCACCATCCGATCGAAGTCGAGCTCCACCACGCGGTCCTCGAGCGCGGTGTACCCCACGATGCCGTCGGCCGCGTCGGCCTGCTTCTCCACGACGATGATCGACTCGTGGCTCCACCTCAGATCGCCGAGCTCGAGTCGGTTGCCGCTGCCGAGCCGGCGGAGGGTCGTGCCGCCGGTGCCACGGTTCGTCGCGTGGCCATCCAGCCGGAACCCGGCGCCCTTCTCCCGGGCCGAAGGGTAGAGGACGTGCGAGTCCGCGCCGGTGTCGAAGATGAGATCGAGAGGCTGCGAGCCGTTGAACCTCCCCACGAGGTGGAGCTTGCCGCTCTGGATCGAGATCGGGATCTCAACCGGTCCCGACGCGGCGCCGACCCGCTCGGCGACCCCCGTCATCGTCGAGAGACGCGCGGGGCAGGCGTCCTTCCCGTCGAGCATGACGACGAAGTCGTACGTGCGCCCCGGCTCGACGTCGAAGGAGAGAGAATCCACGTCGGATATGAACGTCACCCGCTTCGGGCGCGGCGATCGGCGAGCCTGGTAGACATCGAGATCGACAGCGGGGTCGGCCTCCCACACGCCCTTCAGAAGCCGGTCGCCGTCCCGGACATCCACGACGCGGGAGTGGGCGCGAAGGATCGGAAGCTCGTCCCCGGCCATCACGAGGGAGGCCCCGCAGAGGGCGATCAGGAAGAAGAGCTTCACCGCTTCAGATACGCGTACTGCTCGTAGTCCTGGAGGGCCTTGACGGCCAGAGGCTCGTCCTTCAGCGCGCGGATACCGGAGACGCAGGCGGCTGCCGCCGACAGCGTCGTGATGCACGGCACGCCGTGGGCGTAGGCCGACTTGCGGATGGCGGGCTCGTCGCCGTACGAGCCGCCGCCGAGAGGGGTGTTCACGACCAGGTGGATCTGGCCGTTCTTGATGTGGTCGACGACGTTCGGCCGCCCCTCGTTGACCTTGTGGACCGACTCGACCGACAACCCTGCGTCCTCGAAGGCCCGCGCGGTGCCGCGCGTCGCCATCAAGCGGAATCCCAGGGCCGCGAGGTCGCGCGCGATCGGGATGACGTTCTTCTTGTCGAAGTCGTTGACCGAGATGAAGGCGGTCCCCGAGGTCGGGAGGGACGAGCCGCTCGCCATCTGCGCCTTCGCGAAGGCGTTGCCGAAGGTGGGGGCGATCCCCATGACCTCGCCGGTCGAGCGCATCTCGGGGCCGAGGACGGGATCCTCGCCGGGGAACTTCGCGAACGGGAGAACGGCCTCCTTCACGTACCAGCCATGAAGGGCCGGCTCCACCGTGAAGCCCAGCTCCTTGAGGCTCTTTCCGATCATGACCTTGGTCGCGAGGCGCGCCAGCGGAACGCCGATCGCCTTGCTCACGAAGGGCACCGTGCGCGACGCGCGCGGGTTGACCTCGAGGACGTAGACGACGCCGTCCTTGATCGCGAACTGGATGTTCATGAGGCCGCGCACGCCTAGGGCCTTCCCGAGCGTGACCGTGATCTCGCGGATGCGGGCCAGGTTTTCGGAGCTGATCTTGTACGCGGGAAGGACGCAGGCCGAATCCCCCGAGTGGATCCCGGCCTCCTCGATGTGCTGCATGATGCCGCCAATCGCCACCGTCTCGCCGTCGGCGATCGCGTCGACGTCGAACTCGAAGGCGTCCTCGAGGAACCGGTCGATGAGGACGGGGCGGTCGGAGCTGGCCTCGACGGCGTGGCGCATGTAGTGGGTCAGCCGCTCCTCGTCGTGGACGATGCACATCGCCCGGCCGCCGAGGACGTACGAGGGCCTCAGGAGGACCGGGTAGCCGATGCGCCGCGCCGCCTCGCGCGCCGCGTCCACCGAGGTCGCCGTCCCGGCCTCGGGCTGGGTGATCTTCAGCGAGCGGAGGAGATCGCCGAAGCGGCGCCGGTCCTCGGCGAGGTCGATCGAGTCGGGGGAGGTGCCGAGGATCGGG
This genomic interval from Acidobacteriota bacterium contains the following:
- a CDS encoding type II toxin-antitoxin system VapC family toxin — encoded protein: MIRATHAGYVLDASVAAKWFTRHHESDRETAVALRGMHQAGRCRLIVPEFALLEILNAIRFSGRAEQGDAETAIRFLELLRLETVTLDWDLLRKATELAWEYELALYDAAYVALAERLGVPVLTADESMARKLRGHNLVARLADLALS
- a CDS encoding addiction module protein; protein product: MSEPDFLGEILRLSVEERLRLVDAVWESIASHPGSLPLNDAQRAELDRRLTEHCENPEAARPWSDVRDSSSLRK
- a CDS encoding lysophospholipid acyltransferase family protein; amino-acid sequence: MSPVAAESSRKGPILTWVEYLPIRALQLALRVIPRRAALGVGRLAGLLAWAIDSRHRRIAIENLRASLPEASAGGAAERIARECFSHFGAVAADCLLLPYRRVKDVDRLAEWEGLEHLKRAHLMGKGVFVVSAHMGNWEMVALLQGWVGLPMAMVTRPLDNPRLETMLAKGRRASGNEIVHKRRAVRGILKALADGWCIALLIDQDFVESDRVFVPFFGRDASAAPTLGLLAMRTGAPIVPVVSELLADGRYVIRYLPPIEPRATGDREADVLGIMTRCTALLESEIRRRPGQWLWMHRRWKTRPRAGDGKATGGATAGGA
- a CDS encoding HAD family hydrolase, encoding MRPAVFLDRDGTLIDENGYVNHIGRVRHLPRSAEAVKRLRGAGFMAVLVTNQSGVARRLFDRALVDQVHEQLQERMQAEGTRLDAFYVCPHHPDGADPEYRRVCDCRKPKPGMILTAARELGLDLARSYMVGDTLSDVEAAHRAGVTSVLVLTGYGRGEAQYRMSWKGVRPAHVAEDLLDAAEWILGRSG
- a CDS encoding 3-deoxy-D-manno-octulosonic acid transferase; translation: MVRPPSMTTYYKALTLGGAALVVPALWLRALSNPGDGERLRERLGRLALRDRQPGSLWLQAVSVGEVRVAETLAGALRRSGFSSRLALSATTPAGLARAERSGSGTGDVFAFPLDLDPFVRRTLDALRPAAYGSIETEIWPGLLGECARRGIPTFIASGSISERSARRYRLIAGAVAPALASLRAACMQSAADAERLVALGARAEAVVVTGDIKFDAAPRDGALPPATLAAELGLAGGRPVLVAGSTAPGEEAIVLDAWRRLARAVPELVLVVAPRHRERFEEVAAAMAKAGAVPLRRSRGAAGTARHDAVLLDTIGELETAYALADLAFVGGSLVPRGGQNPLEPARAGVPILFGPGMDNFREAASALVACGAAFVVRDADSLAARAVALLGDRAARERAGAAGREFVAAHAGATARTLTALRERIPAVFGGLAG
- a CDS encoding bifunctional hydroxymethylpyrimidine kinase/phosphomethylpyrimidine kinase yields the protein MDEGLKIYREEGSKLCAVVDRFEDVPVVVLGDLVLDEFLNAEIERVSREAPVLIVQQRSLHAMPGGGANAVHNLKALGGRPIPVGVVGADEAGSRLVDLLDRAGIETSGITVEASYETPAKTRVLAALPHSRPQQVVRIDKGSPHSVPSAVARAAVERASRLLDGAEALLLSDYGYDAVRPDLTAALIEEAREDGLKITCDSRHRVREFKGVSAVTPNLGEAEEMLGRPIEDDVARLREAGSRLVSALGADHVLITRGSRGMLLFDAKEGPFEIPVFGSDQVADVTGAGDTVIAAFTLALASGATPVEAALVANAAAGLVVMKRGTAVVTARELTDALRRAGTARG
- the lpxK gene encoding tetraacyldisaccharide 4'-kinase; its protein translation is MSALLSPLAALYGGAVGARAFLYRRGWLGSETVSVPVVSVGNLVAGGTGKTPVTALVARLLHEAGLNPAIVSRGYRGKRAVDPLVVSDGSGAPAVAAAAAGDEPVMLAGLLPSIPVVVARRRAEGARLAISRLGARSIVLDDGFQHVALRRDLDLVLVDAAAPFGNGRLLPAGLLREPPRALARAGAILVTGAGGDPADLLARWRPPGTPIFHVTVSPASLALVRADASTETVDLSSLVGARVVAFAGIARPERFDSALRALGADVAEFHPFKDHHPFASGDVSRIIQAAARHGARALVTTEKDLARLTGTPSLGDLARERLLALRVEAACRPGEEESFRALVVKGATPT
- a CDS encoding aspartyl protease family protein; amino-acid sequence: MKLFFLIALCGASLVMAGDELPILRAHSRVVDVRDGDRLLKGVWEADPAVDLDVYQARRSPRPKRVTFISDVDSLSFDVEPGRTYDFVVMLDGKDACPARLSTMTGVAERVGAASGPVEIPISIQSGKLHLVGRFNGSQPLDLIFDTGADSHVLYPSAREKGAGFRLDGHATNRGTGGTTLRRLGSGNRLELGDLRWSHESIIVVEKQADAADGIVGYTALEDRVVELDFDRMVMRVHDALPPLAAGFVRIPMPDAGSLTAVEVRLGSEGGLFVLDSAGTGALMVNRAFAAAHGLPGSLRVLGSSTSRGVGSGVVRNAVLLAPELTLAGATLHDVPIDVELPGDGEAAPPGGALCMEVLQRFNAVLDYPGRAAYFRPNARFAEAFPSRTSGPSTVVVAGVAVGVVGLAVFVVRRKQNRSMSSGSA
- a CDS encoding adenylyltransferase/cytidyltransferase family protein, which translates into the protein MADAGGRHRVLALDDLLAAIHFRRASGAKVALANGLFDILHVGHLRYLEAACREADILVVAVNGDASAARLKGPGRPIVPAVERAEILAGFGCVDYVTIFDDDTVSRVILALRPEVHCKGTDYTLETVPERDAVASYGGRVAIVGDPKAHATRDLIEVIRGGKT